From Flavobacterium sp. 102, a single genomic window includes:
- a CDS encoding ABC transporter permease — protein sequence MKTILFIIQKEFKQIFRDKSMLQLIFILPILQLLILSNAATFDVKNIAITFVDNDQSRESRDLINSFKSSTYFKVTEPYFSEKEAIQEMQKGKTDIIVNIPIHFNRDLQKDQKTSISVSINAIDAATAGVENVYVTQIINTYNQNIQMQSNYFSGNKEIPQNIIVIPSFWYNKTLNYKTFMVPGILVLLVTMLTLFLSSMNIVREKELGTLEQINVTPIKKYQFIVGKLFPFWVLGLVILTVGLLIAKVVFNVPMLGNIFLVYGFTSVYLLLILGFGLYISNHTETQQQAMFIAWFFMVIFILMSGLFTPIESMPKWAQSLTLLNPIRYFVEFIRMVLLKGSGFYEVLPNLLIVTGFAVFVNGMAVWSYKKSN from the coding sequence ATGAAAACAATATTATTCATCATACAAAAAGAATTCAAGCAAATTTTTAGAGATAAAAGCATGCTTCAACTTATATTTATATTACCCATTTTGCAATTATTAATCTTGTCAAATGCAGCTACATTCGATGTTAAAAATATTGCAATAACCTTTGTTGACAATGACCAAAGTCGGGAATCAAGAGATTTAATAAATTCGTTTAAATCCTCAACCTATTTTAAAGTTACAGAACCCTATTTTTCTGAAAAAGAAGCTATCCAAGAAATGCAAAAAGGAAAAACCGACATTATTGTAAATATTCCAATTCACTTCAATCGTGACCTTCAAAAAGACCAAAAAACAAGTATTTCAGTAAGTATTAATGCTATAGATGCTGCAACAGCAGGTGTTGAAAATGTATATGTAACACAAATCATAAATACATACAATCAAAATATTCAAATGCAGTCCAACTATTTTTCAGGAAACAAAGAAATACCTCAAAATATTATAGTTATACCGTCTTTTTGGTACAACAAAACCTTAAACTACAAAACCTTTATGGTTCCAGGTATCTTGGTTTTATTGGTTACTATGCTTACTTTATTTCTGTCATCAATGAATATAGTTAGAGAAAAAGAGTTAGGTACATTGGAGCAAATTAATGTAACACCAATAAAAAAATATCAGTTTATAGTTGGAAAATTATTTCCATTTTGGGTACTTGGCTTAGTGATTTTGACTGTTGGTTTGCTTATAGCTAAAGTTGTTTTTAATGTTCCCATGCTAGGTAATATTTTCCTTGTTTATGGTTTCACATCAGTGTATTTACTATTAATTTTAGGATTCGGACTATACATATCTAATCATACCGAAACCCAACAACAAGCAATGTTTATTGCGTGGTTCTTTATGGTGATTTTCATATTAATGAGTGGTTTATTTACACCTATCGAAAGTATGCCAAAATGGGCGCAAAGCTTAACATTGTTAAACCCTATTCGATACTTTGTAGAGTTCATAAGAATGGTTCTACTAAAAGGATCCGGATTTTATGAAGTATTGCCAAACCTATTAATTGTTACCGGATTTGCAGTATTTGTAAACGGCATGGCGGTTTGGAGTTATAAAAAATCAAATTAG
- a CDS encoding ABC transporter permease, with protein MKRFIGFVKKEFYHIFRDKRSLFILFGMPIAQILLFGFAITNEINNVDIAILDQSNDIETQKIIYKIKASPYFNVENQIEKESDIESEFKKGKIKAVLIFEPNFSKNLETKKVAVVQAITDATEPNVANTIANYTSAIIQNYQSQKKQSNSNPVKVEVQSRMFYNPELKSVFNFVPGVMTVILMLVSAMMTSISITREKELGTMEILLVSPLKPFQVIIGKVFPYIFLSIINAIVILTLGYFVFKMPINGSIFLLAFESILFIISALSLGILISTVSNSQQTAMMLSLMGLMLPVIILSGFIFPINSMPLPMQVISNIIPAKWFIIIVKAIMLKGVGIQYIWKETLILIGMTVFFITLSIKKYKIRLE; from the coding sequence ATGAAAAGATTTATCGGATTTGTAAAAAAAGAATTCTACCATATTTTCAGAGATAAACGTTCTTTGTTTATTCTGTTTGGTATGCCGATTGCCCAAATTTTATTGTTTGGTTTTGCCATAACAAATGAAATTAACAATGTTGACATTGCCATTTTAGACCAATCAAATGATATAGAAACACAAAAAATTATCTATAAAATAAAAGCATCACCTTATTTTAATGTTGAAAACCAAATTGAAAAAGAAAGCGACATAGAATCAGAATTTAAAAAAGGAAAAATCAAGGCAGTTCTTATTTTCGAACCAAATTTTAGTAAAAATCTAGAAACCAAAAAAGTAGCAGTAGTTCAAGCAATTACCGATGCGACCGAACCTAATGTTGCCAACACAATAGCAAATTATACCTCAGCAATTATACAAAATTATCAATCGCAAAAAAAACAATCCAATAGTAATCCGGTAAAGGTTGAAGTACAATCGAGAATGTTTTATAATCCTGAACTCAAAAGTGTTTTTAATTTTGTTCCAGGTGTAATGACCGTTATTCTAATGCTTGTTTCAGCTATGATGACCTCTATTTCTATCACACGAGAAAAAGAATTAGGCACTATGGAAATTCTTTTAGTTTCTCCATTAAAACCATTTCAAGTAATTATTGGAAAAGTATTTCCTTATATTTTTCTTTCCATTATCAATGCAATCGTAATATTAACATTAGGCTATTTTGTGTTCAAAATGCCTATAAATGGAAGCATCTTTTTGTTAGCTTTTGAAAGTATATTATTTATCATTTCTGCTCTTTCATTGGGGATATTAATTTCTACCGTTTCTAATTCTCAACAAACCGCAATGATGTTATCATTAATGGGTTTGATGCTACCAGTAATTATTCTATCAGGATTCATATTTCCTATAAATAGTATGCCTTTACCCATGCAAGTAATCAGTAACATCATACCTGCAAAATGGTTCATTATTATTGTAAAAGCCATTATGCTCAAGGGAGTCGGAATTCAATATATTTGGAAAGAAACCCTTATATTAATTGGGATGACCGTATTTTTTATAACATTGAGCATCAAAAAATATAAAATTAGATTAGAATAA
- a CDS encoding ABC transporter ATP-binding protein, with amino-acid sequence MDKEKIISVQNLTKQFGNFTAVKGISFDVYKGEIFGFLGANGAGKTTAMKMLIGISNPTSGEANVAGFDVHTQAEMVKKSIGYMSQKFSMYDDLTIKENITFFGGIYGLSRIQIKQKIAQLVEELQLQDVVNNLVGSLPLGWKQKLSFSVALLHEPKIVFLDEPTGGVDPITRRQFWEMIYTQAYKGTTIFVTTHYMDEAEYCDRVSIMVDGSIEALDTPKNLKLQFKVDSMNDVFLKLARNIE; translated from the coding sequence ATGGACAAAGAAAAAATTATATCTGTACAAAACCTAACCAAACAATTTGGCAACTTCACGGCTGTCAAAGGTATTTCTTTTGATGTGTATAAAGGAGAAATTTTTGGGTTTCTAGGAGCCAATGGAGCAGGAAAAACAACGGCAATGAAAATGTTGATTGGAATTTCAAATCCCACTTCTGGAGAAGCCAATGTGGCTGGTTTTGATGTACATACACAAGCCGAAATGGTTAAAAAAAGTATAGGATATATGAGCCAAAAATTCTCTATGTACGATGATTTAACGATAAAAGAAAACATTACTTTTTTTGGTGGAATTTATGGATTATCAAGAATTCAAATTAAACAAAAAATAGCCCAATTAGTCGAAGAATTACAGCTTCAAGATGTGGTCAATAATTTAGTGGGATCGTTACCATTGGGTTGGAAACAAAAATTGTCGTTTTCAGTTGCATTACTGCACGAGCCAAAAATTGTTTTTCTCGATGAGCCAACAGGAGGCGTTGACCCAATAACCCGAAGACAATTTTGGGAAATGATTTATACACAAGCTTATAAAGGTACTACCATTTTTGTAACCACACATTACATGGATGAAGCAGAATATTGTGACCGTGTTTCTATTATGGTTGACGGCTCTATTGAAGCTTTAGACACTCCAAAAAATTTAAAACTACAATTCAAAGTAGATTCTATGAATGATGTTTTTTTAAAATTAGCAAGGAATATAGAATAA
- a CDS encoding ABC transporter ATP-binding protein yields MSIAVNNISKSYKNIKAVENITFNVNDGELFGLIGPDGAGKTTIFRILTTLLVANEGSAEVAGFDVIKGIKEIRNSVGYMPGKFSLYQDLTVEENLEFFATIFGTTIEENYDLIKDIYVQIEPFKTRRAGALSGGMKQKLALCCALIHAPKVLFLDEPTTGVDPVSRKEFWIMLKRLQKKGITILVSTPYMDEASLCDRIALIQKGKILKIETPENIINNYEKVIYDVRAKNTHGLIHDLKNYPNQYSVYAFGEFIHYIDKKADFNPNDLHDYLKNKNHADIVIKPAIITIEDVFMDL; encoded by the coding sequence ATGAGTATTGCAGTAAACAACATATCAAAATCTTACAAAAACATAAAAGCAGTTGAAAACATTACTTTTAATGTAAATGACGGGGAATTATTTGGCCTAATTGGTCCAGATGGTGCCGGAAAAACAACTATTTTCAGAATACTGACAACACTTTTAGTAGCCAACGAAGGTAGCGCAGAAGTGGCAGGTTTTGATGTAATCAAAGGCATTAAAGAAATTAGAAATTCTGTGGGATATATGCCTGGTAAATTCTCATTGTATCAGGATTTAACCGTAGAAGAAAATTTGGAGTTTTTTGCCACTATTTTCGGAACCACCATCGAAGAAAATTATGATTTAATCAAAGACATTTACGTTCAAATTGAGCCTTTCAAAACAAGAAGAGCTGGAGCGCTTTCTGGCGGAATGAAACAAAAATTAGCTTTGTGTTGTGCGTTAATTCATGCGCCAAAAGTATTATTTCTTGACGAACCTACCACTGGAGTGGATCCCGTTTCCCGAAAAGAATTTTGGATTATGCTCAAACGATTGCAAAAAAAAGGCATTACCATTTTGGTTTCAACTCCTTATATGGACGAAGCTTCGCTTTGCGATAGAATTGCATTAATTCAAAAAGGCAAAATTTTAAAAATAGAAACACCTGAAAATATCATTAACAACTACGAAAAAGTAATTTATGATGTACGAGCAAAAAACACACATGGTTTGATTCACGACTTGAAAAATTATCCCAATCAATACAGTGTTTATGCGTTTGGCGAATTCATTCATTACATTGATAAAAAAGCAGATTTTAATCCAAATGATTTACACGATTATTTAAAAAATAAAAATCATGCGGATATCGTTATTAAACCCGCAATAATAACGATTGAAGATGTTTTTATGGACTTATAA